One window of the Megalops cyprinoides isolate fMegCyp1 chromosome 2, fMegCyp1.pri, whole genome shotgun sequence genome contains the following:
- the cyldl gene encoding ubiquitin carboxyl-terminal hydrolase CYLD isoform X2 codes for MDSSDKNMYFILVENLPYPSERYRAGHLCYIEESRYVSKIKNTETLEYLPVKCFSTSVERGVKVAAIQSLTEQEAELLQALGEDGERIRAFREREKLDHALTLKKDCQVKVEVDGEWCQGVIRYIGAITERKYPDPIAGSYFGIELQGKDKGKGTCDGQYLGKRHFTCGKDCGVFASFTRVQPMATKPQDPPKAQQAPPRDMKEPLTAGDRVTFFMDNDRSRNGMVMALEQKENRTFVHISPDIDEKGDNGEPISIPLDYVIREDMLSPGATSVLSPDGVDPRPWLSGDGEEGIHLSLDSVVEVDLSPGRTVYGTVRWIGNLPGMEGTRVGLELEEDVGVSDGTFKGQRLFSCDPKKGLFVKLVSCRPDSRFQTPREKEGPLSASNRHPEKDRALSRVDCGTVAPLSSEEALQRLVGKMRGIQGHCNSCYMDSALFSLFSCSSVLDSLLFKSTKQRDAPIQTTLLQDIVNPLRRDGFVPSRNVMNLRQQLQKGGHSDHTFTTEEKDPEEFLSLIMHRILSLEPLLKLSTGEKIQEGYCYQIFLDQNHSLVLPTVQQLLEHSFQSAGLRLAEIPSCLILQMPRFGKKFKMFSKIIPSLELDITDLLSESPQECILCGQLASVECTDCFRDPAFGNTGFKQFCSICSKQVHAHPQRRSHKPSAVRLPEGYPPAGSPCAPPREKLQLFAVLCIETSHYVAFVRHGPGSRDWIFFDSMADRQGDQNGFNIPTVWACPEVGRYLEMPLAELATQVPREMEGVAKRLFCDAYMYLYQSPSMALYR; via the exons ATGGATTCCAGtgataaaaacatgtattttatccTTGTGGAGAATCTTCCATACCCGTCTGAGCGCTACCGTGCAGGCCACCTATGCTACATTGAGGAAAGCCGTTATGTTTCAAAAATCAAGAACACAGAGACTTTGGAATACTTACCAGTCAAGTGTTTCAGCACCAGTGTGGAAAGAGGTGTGAAGGTGGCAGCCATACAGTCACTGACAGAGCAGGAGGCAGAGCTTCTGCAAGCCCTGGGTGAGGATGGGGAGAGGATCAGGGCTTTTCGGGAAAGAGAGAAGCTGGACCACGCCCTCACCCTAAAGAAGGACTGCCAGGTGAAAGTGGAGGTGGATGGGGAGTGGTGTCAGGGTGTGATCCGCTACATTGGAGCGATCACAGAGAGAAAGTACCCTGATCCCATCGCAGGATCCTACTTTGGGATCGAGCTGCAG GGGAAAGACAAGGGGAAAGGCACGTGTGACGGGCAGTATTTGGGAAAGAGGCACTTCACCTGTGGCAAGGACTGTGGCGTGTTCGCCTCCTTCACCAGAGTCCAACCCATGGCCACCAAGCCTCAGGACCCCCCGAAGGCCCAGCAAGCTCCTCCGAGGGACATGAAGGAGCCCCTGACCGCTGGAGACAGGGTGACCTTCTTCATGGACAATGACCGCAGTCGCAATGGCATGGTCATGGCGCTGGAGCAGAAAGAGAACAGGACATTTGTACACATCTCTCCG GATATAGATGAGAAGGGAGACAATGGAGAACCAATCAGCATACCCCTGGACTATGTCATCAGGGAGGACATGCTCTCCCCAG GTGCCACATCAGTGCTTTCGCCGGACGGAGTGGACCCACGCCCGTGGTTGTCGGGCGACGGAGAAGAGGGTATCCACCTCAGCCTGGACtctgtggtggaggtggaccTGAGCCCAGGCAGGACTGTGTACGGGACAGTGCGCTGGATCGGTAACCTGCCAGGAATGGAGGGAACCAGGGTCGGACTGGAGCTG GAAGAGGATGTGGGAGTGAGTGATGGGACGTTCAAGGGCCAGCGTCTGTTTAGCTGTGACCCCAAAAAGGGCCTGTTTGTCAAGCTGGTCTCCTGTCGGCCGGACTCTCGCTTCCAGACTcccagagagaaggagggaccGCTGTCTGCATCAAACAGACACCCAG agaaagacagagcacTCAGCAGAGTGGACTGTGGCACCGTCGCCCCCCTCAGTTCAGAGGAGGCACTGCAGAGGCTGGTTGGCAAAATGAGAGGGATCCAGGGCCACTGTAACTCCTGCTACATGGACTCTGCCCTCTTCAG cctcttctcctgctcctcagTGCTGGACTCCCTGCTGTTCAAGTCCACCAAACAGCGGGACGCCCCCATCCAGACCACCCTGCTGCAGGACATCGTCAACCCCCTGCGCAG AGACGGCTTTGTTCCTAGCAGGAACGTGATGAATCTccggcagcagctgcagaagggGGGACACAGTGACCACACCTTCACCACCGAGGAGAAAG ATCCCGAGGAGTTCCTCAGTCTCATCATGCACCGCATACTCTCCCTGGAGCCCCTCCTCAAACT GTCAACGGGAGAGAAGATTCAGGAGGGCTACTGTTACCAGATCTTTCTGGATCAGAACCACAGCCTGGTCCTGCCCACAGTCCAACAGCTGCTGGAGCACTCCTTCCAGAGCGCTGGGCTCAGACTGGCCGAG ATCCCCTCCTGTCTCATCCTCCAGATGCCGCGCTTCGGCAAGAAGTTCAAGATGTTCAGCAAGATCATTCCATCCCTGGAGCTGGACATCACTGACCTGCTCTCAGAGA gtcCACAGGAGTGCATTTTATGTGGTCAGCTCGCCAGTGTTGAATGTACCGACTGCTTCAGAGACCCAGCCTTTGGGAACACAGGCTTCAAACAGTTCTGCAGCATCTGCTCCAAACAG GTGCATGCCCACCCCCAGCGGAGGTCGCATAAGCCCTCTGCTGTCCGGCTCCCTGAGGGCTACCCCCCCGCCGGCTCCCCCTGCGCACCCCCCAGGGAGAAGCTGCAGCTGTTCGCCGTGCTCTGCATAGAGACCAGTCACTACGTGGCCTTCGTCCGGCACGGGCCCGGCAGCAGGGACTGGATCTTCTTCGACAGCATGGCCGACAGGCAGG GAGACCAGAATGGGTTCAACATCCCCACGGTGTGGGCGTGTCCCGAGGTTGGGCGCTACCTGGAGATGCCTCTGGCAGAACTGGCCACTCAGGTTCCACGGGAGATGGAGGGCGTGGCCAAACGTCTCTTCTGTGACGCTTACATGTACCTGTACCAGAGTCCCAGCATGGCGCTCTATCGATGA
- the cyldl gene encoding ubiquitin carboxyl-terminal hydrolase CYLD isoform X1 codes for MFLSPSSNRSLLSGGDFSRTVRVMDSSDKNMYFILVENLPYPSERYRAGHLCYIEESRYVSKIKNTETLEYLPVKCFSTSVERGVKVAAIQSLTEQEAELLQALGEDGERIRAFREREKLDHALTLKKDCQVKVEVDGEWCQGVIRYIGAITERKYPDPIAGSYFGIELQGKDKGKGTCDGQYLGKRHFTCGKDCGVFASFTRVQPMATKPQDPPKAQQAPPRDMKEPLTAGDRVTFFMDNDRSRNGMVMALEQKENRTFVHISPDIDEKGDNGEPISIPLDYVIREDMLSPGATSVLSPDGVDPRPWLSGDGEEGIHLSLDSVVEVDLSPGRTVYGTVRWIGNLPGMEGTRVGLELEEDVGVSDGTFKGQRLFSCDPKKGLFVKLVSCRPDSRFQTPREKEGPLSASNRHPEKDRALSRVDCGTVAPLSSEEALQRLVGKMRGIQGHCNSCYMDSALFSLFSCSSVLDSLLFKSTKQRDAPIQTTLLQDIVNPLRRDGFVPSRNVMNLRQQLQKGGHSDHTFTTEEKDPEEFLSLIMHRILSLEPLLKLSTGEKIQEGYCYQIFLDQNHSLVLPTVQQLLEHSFQSAGLRLAEIPSCLILQMPRFGKKFKMFSKIIPSLELDITDLLSESPQECILCGQLASVECTDCFRDPAFGNTGFKQFCSICSKQVHAHPQRRSHKPSAVRLPEGYPPAGSPCAPPREKLQLFAVLCIETSHYVAFVRHGPGSRDWIFFDSMADRQGDQNGFNIPTVWACPEVGRYLEMPLAELATQVPREMEGVAKRLFCDAYMYLYQSPSMALYR; via the exons ATGTTTCTCAGCCCATCTAGCAACCGTTCACTACTGAGCG GTGGTGACTTCAGCCGTACGGTTAGAGTGATGGATTCCAGtgataaaaacatgtattttatccTTGTGGAGAATCTTCCATACCCGTCTGAGCGCTACCGTGCAGGCCACCTATGCTACATTGAGGAAAGCCGTTATGTTTCAAAAATCAAGAACACAGAGACTTTGGAATACTTACCAGTCAAGTGTTTCAGCACCAGTGTGGAAAGAGGTGTGAAGGTGGCAGCCATACAGTCACTGACAGAGCAGGAGGCAGAGCTTCTGCAAGCCCTGGGTGAGGATGGGGAGAGGATCAGGGCTTTTCGGGAAAGAGAGAAGCTGGACCACGCCCTCACCCTAAAGAAGGACTGCCAGGTGAAAGTGGAGGTGGATGGGGAGTGGTGTCAGGGTGTGATCCGCTACATTGGAGCGATCACAGAGAGAAAGTACCCTGATCCCATCGCAGGATCCTACTTTGGGATCGAGCTGCAG GGGAAAGACAAGGGGAAAGGCACGTGTGACGGGCAGTATTTGGGAAAGAGGCACTTCACCTGTGGCAAGGACTGTGGCGTGTTCGCCTCCTTCACCAGAGTCCAACCCATGGCCACCAAGCCTCAGGACCCCCCGAAGGCCCAGCAAGCTCCTCCGAGGGACATGAAGGAGCCCCTGACCGCTGGAGACAGGGTGACCTTCTTCATGGACAATGACCGCAGTCGCAATGGCATGGTCATGGCGCTGGAGCAGAAAGAGAACAGGACATTTGTACACATCTCTCCG GATATAGATGAGAAGGGAGACAATGGAGAACCAATCAGCATACCCCTGGACTATGTCATCAGGGAGGACATGCTCTCCCCAG GTGCCACATCAGTGCTTTCGCCGGACGGAGTGGACCCACGCCCGTGGTTGTCGGGCGACGGAGAAGAGGGTATCCACCTCAGCCTGGACtctgtggtggaggtggaccTGAGCCCAGGCAGGACTGTGTACGGGACAGTGCGCTGGATCGGTAACCTGCCAGGAATGGAGGGAACCAGGGTCGGACTGGAGCTG GAAGAGGATGTGGGAGTGAGTGATGGGACGTTCAAGGGCCAGCGTCTGTTTAGCTGTGACCCCAAAAAGGGCCTGTTTGTCAAGCTGGTCTCCTGTCGGCCGGACTCTCGCTTCCAGACTcccagagagaaggagggaccGCTGTCTGCATCAAACAGACACCCAG agaaagacagagcacTCAGCAGAGTGGACTGTGGCACCGTCGCCCCCCTCAGTTCAGAGGAGGCACTGCAGAGGCTGGTTGGCAAAATGAGAGGGATCCAGGGCCACTGTAACTCCTGCTACATGGACTCTGCCCTCTTCAG cctcttctcctgctcctcagTGCTGGACTCCCTGCTGTTCAAGTCCACCAAACAGCGGGACGCCCCCATCCAGACCACCCTGCTGCAGGACATCGTCAACCCCCTGCGCAG AGACGGCTTTGTTCCTAGCAGGAACGTGATGAATCTccggcagcagctgcagaagggGGGACACAGTGACCACACCTTCACCACCGAGGAGAAAG ATCCCGAGGAGTTCCTCAGTCTCATCATGCACCGCATACTCTCCCTGGAGCCCCTCCTCAAACT GTCAACGGGAGAGAAGATTCAGGAGGGCTACTGTTACCAGATCTTTCTGGATCAGAACCACAGCCTGGTCCTGCCCACAGTCCAACAGCTGCTGGAGCACTCCTTCCAGAGCGCTGGGCTCAGACTGGCCGAG ATCCCCTCCTGTCTCATCCTCCAGATGCCGCGCTTCGGCAAGAAGTTCAAGATGTTCAGCAAGATCATTCCATCCCTGGAGCTGGACATCACTGACCTGCTCTCAGAGA gtcCACAGGAGTGCATTTTATGTGGTCAGCTCGCCAGTGTTGAATGTACCGACTGCTTCAGAGACCCAGCCTTTGGGAACACAGGCTTCAAACAGTTCTGCAGCATCTGCTCCAAACAG GTGCATGCCCACCCCCAGCGGAGGTCGCATAAGCCCTCTGCTGTCCGGCTCCCTGAGGGCTACCCCCCCGCCGGCTCCCCCTGCGCACCCCCCAGGGAGAAGCTGCAGCTGTTCGCCGTGCTCTGCATAGAGACCAGTCACTACGTGGCCTTCGTCCGGCACGGGCCCGGCAGCAGGGACTGGATCTTCTTCGACAGCATGGCCGACAGGCAGG GAGACCAGAATGGGTTCAACATCCCCACGGTGTGGGCGTGTCCCGAGGTTGGGCGCTACCTGGAGATGCCTCTGGCAGAACTGGCCACTCAGGTTCCACGGGAGATGGAGGGCGTGGCCAAACGTCTCTTCTGTGACGCTTACATGTACCTGTACCAGAGTCCCAGCATGGCGCTCTATCGATGA